agtaatctaaaaagtgagattgtaacttcaagaatagatctcattctcaaaaaactgagattatatatgaaagaatatatctcgtttggaaaaaaactgagatgaaaagatttttttaatctcaataatctaaaagtgagattgtaacttaaagaatagatctcgtttttgaaaaactgagataaaaagaacctttaatctcaatcatctagaaactgagatcgtaagttagagaatacatcacatttttttttagacttgagatgaaagctcttatataggaaaagttgaaagttGTTTATCCCTTAATCGACTACGCGTGCAatacccctaaataaatgtcactttcaaccattctacaaaaaaatatttcgtcaaaaAATGAGGTACTTTTGgcaatgaaaatatatttcgtcaccaaatggatacctttggtgatgaaatttatgaaggttgcgtttcgtcgtcaaatgtatttcgagtacaactctatgctcaaaactccattaattgagataattcaaattgggtttgaacaataacacaaagggctacaactttcatgtttatcaaaatttctaattttaatatttgaaggttcaaaatgatgttcgaaatatattttaatgttaaacgcatatgttatatattaaatatttcaattatatattgaaaagtgtgtgtggtgcagttggttgaagcttctatgcaaaactcaagaaacttagGTTCAAAACCCAGCAGGACAAATAAAGGGGGATTTTTTCCTTTAGGAAAACGCCACTTTCAATCtcggttttttcaaaaactgtgaTTATTACTCTCTAAACAACCACAGTTTTATAATGAAACTGAGATGTTAAGCTATTAAAGGTCAcggttttgtcttttttaatcacagtttttatgtttttagtcacggtattaatgagttttaatcacgatttttatcctgtggttaaaagatagAGACTTTTAGTTACACTTTGATAGACCACGAttttgaatgcgagattaaaagtgaaagatcacaccaaatAACCGAGgtcttttatctatttttgtagtagtgtaAGACTTTATGATAGATTTTAAGCCGTTGCTCACGTATTGAAATTTGCATGTGTCTTGGATTAAGCGGGTACTTAGAGTGATCTAATTAtgattagggaaaatgacggcccaggacgtgttttgataattaatacccgtcaaggacatgctaagaacatttgttaatgctgaaaatgtccttgatgggtataaattaccaaaacacgTCTTTGACCATCATTTTTCCTTATGATTATGATTTTTGTTCTTTGCAAAGCCCATTTAATTTCACCGTGTATACTTGATTTCGTATTGAATTACTTGAATTCATCCCGTGCATAGCACAGATTCGGTGTTAGTTATTGTTATTAGAAATTAACTATTAGACGAAAGATCGAATTCTTAGGTCTTGTGATTAATAGTTAATGTCAGAAACTAACGCTCTCTTTTCTGGTTTACAAGCTACCTATACAACTATACAAGGATGCAGATCTTTTAGGGATATCCTTTCACTTTGGTTGGGAAATACAATAATTGTGTAAGTGGTgagtttttttaatcatatttatGTATATCTATATTTCCGTCGGCCTTTGTGGCTCCCACCCAATTTGATTTTCCCTTCTAGACTTTTGCATGTCCCAAAATATTCattcatttgatttttggatgaattaaattcactcttgcttttttaaaataaagtaacTTTTCCTATAAGTTAAAGGGTAAATGTTGGAAACTTGAATGTTTTGAGGTGCAAATATTGTgttctcttagaaaaattaaattctaaaaattagacaaacaaattggaatgAAGGAAGTGTGTGTGTCTATTTGGATGCGTGAGTTTAATGAATTGACTAACCCCGTTCACGCTAATTTTGTGTGTGATTAATTTGTGCCGAAATTGCATGTTGTTCACACTAGTCAGCAAATTTTAATTTGGCATTTTAGCGTCTTGCTCACACAATCAATAGCTTTTTCACATTATTCCACTCACAATCGACAACCAGAATTGCATCTTGCTCACACTAATTAACAACTTattgattagtgtgaacaactTATAACTCATGATCAACCACTTATTCACCCCCTTAATCGATCATTAGCGTGAACGGGGTAAGCGATTAGTAGCCCTGAATTCTCATAAAATGTTTGGCTGGTTTACCTTTTGGTTGAAGAGGGATTCTTCGGGTCCATAACTGTTGCAGAAACTTTGGGGACCCATAAGTTGCATATGATCCAGTTCAGGGAAGACAAAAGGCTCATCGCTCGCTCCATCTCTTTGTTTTGGAGTCTCTACTATTGCCTTCTGTGTTGAATCTGAATCGGAAAGATTATTTATCATCAAGCTTCGGAGATGAGCTAGGTTTCTGGCTGTTGAGGCTGAGAACATACTTTCTAGATTGGGACAGGCGCCAATATGAATACTGTTTATGTTTGGGTAGACAACATTAAATCCACGGAGAGAATCTTCCTTCTTGTTCAATCCCGTCTCCCTCAAGTTCTGTAGATCATATAAAGCTAAACTTTCTAATGAAGGCAAGCCCGCTGTTATTTGGTCTTCAATTTCATGAACCACCAAATTACAATTGCTGACAAAAAGGTATTTCAGATTCGTTAACCTTGGCACTATATTAAAGGGAACCACATTCACGAGTCTGGGACACTGATTCACTCGCAGGGACCATAACTGACTGAAGGATCGTGTCCCTTCTTTCATTATTGGTTTAAATTGTTTGTCCCATATCTCTGATATGttatccaaaccattaattTCTAATTCCTCCAACACAGGGACCACAACCTGCAAAATTTGATACGTAATGAACTCTTGTTAGGTCAAGCACAACGCCGATTGATGCAAATTAATAGTAGAATCATTGAAAAGTAATCAGGAAAACGGTACCTTTTCACAAAAAAGTGGTTGTGCAGGGTCAGAATTGCTATCCCCTGTTATCGAGTTAGGCCTCTTACTTGGACAGAAGCTTTTGAGGTTCGGTATGTTCCGCAATTTGATTGCTTTTAACCGAGGAAAAGTAAattcttcatcttctcctcgtGTTTCGTTTCCAACAATGACTTCCATATTAGAACAGTCCTCGACAACAAGCCTTTGGAGTTGCTCTAGGCGTCTCGCAACGGAGAGGTTGAAGAGATATTTAAACGTACAATTCTGAACATATAATGTACTTAAGTTGCAGAAAGGCCTTGATATACTCGAAAACTGCTCTAGTGTTCCAAGATGATCTTCACCACCATCACACGTCACTTCATGGAGATATAACACTTCAGATTTCATAAGCAAAACTTTGAACTTGTCTTCTAAGGGAACACTAGAGAGTTCTAAGATACTTGTGGATGATCCTGGTTCTTCAATGAGATAAAAATGTTTGCCAAACGATATTCTAAATCTGACAAGATTTTCAAAGCAGAGGTTGTTGGGTGATGATTTGCCTTGTGGTATACGAACTTTTAGAGTGGTTAAACAAGTTAACGAGTTCAGTTCAACCAGGCTTGCGTTCTTTCTTTCTACGTTGGTTGCTTCGTCTTGCCACTCAGCAAAGTAATCTGGAATGCATAATTCCTCCATCCTTGTCAAATTAGATAAGACATTTGGAGGAATTACACTCAGTCTTCTCAACACAGCATTTCCCAAATCTAGCAACTTCAAAGAAGTTAACTGTCTAATCTGTGGTGCCAGCtcgtaaatcccatcaaagcaGAGTATTTCGAGGCTCTTTAACTCCCCCAATAGAGATATGTTTCTGATTCCACCTGGGAGAAATAACATCCGCAGCTTAACCAACTTTGAAAGTGAGATTGGGAGGCTTTCAATAGCCGTGCCGCTAAGATCGAGGACTTTGAGATTGGTCTCCATCCCATTGAAAAAGCTGTCTGGAAGTGAGGAATCCTTGCTTCTCAACACCAACGTACGAAGTTCTTTACATCCCAATTCTCTTGGAATCTCACAAAAATATTCAGACATCAATGAGATGGCCGAATAACCTTCATAAGTGCCTCCCTCTGGCCACTTTTTGAGATCATGTTTCACGAGATATCCCTTCTCATCTTTTGCTATTATAATAGCAACATCTCGTATTACATCGTGCATTTTCACTGTGTTGTTGTCCTCACCGTCTAACAGCAAACAAGATGCCTTGAGGCATGTAACCAATGTAAGTACTCTGTTTCTTACGTCTTCAAGCGAGGTACTGTGAATTGCACCAAGCAACCTCATCCCAGAGCTATATCTCACCAAATCGTCAATTGAAATCTCAGCATCTTCTGGAAATAGAGAGCAAAGCAGGAAGCATGAACGTGCATCCCTTGGTTCTAGATAATCATAGCTGAATTTCAAGGAAGAGAACAAATTTGGGTCTATGTCTACGATCTGGTTAAAATTACAGCTTTTCAGTTGCGTGAGTGCATCTTGCCACGCGTAGCTCTCTTTACCTTGCAATGCTTTTGCAACAGCAAGAATAGCAACAGGCAAGCCTGCACATTCGTCACACACCGCTTTTTCTACAGAAGACATTTCTTCCTCAGAGTTGACTGAAATTTCTGCTGTCTTCATAAATAGGGTCCGTGCTTCCATCTCTTTTAAAATTGGGATTAAAAACACTCTGGTCGATGCTTTTGGTGTGATCATGTGGAAAAGGTTCTTCCGGGATGTTACCAGAACTTTGCAGCAACCGTCCTTGTTGCCTTCGTCTATTGAAGTAGGAATTCCAATTTCCTCCAAGTCAATTGGATTCCAAACGTCGTCCAGTATTACAAGGTTCTTCTTCCCATTCTGCAGTCTAGTCAATAATAGTCTATCTTCTCTTCCGCGGTCATCCAGTTTTAGTCCCAATTGTGCTGCAAGCTCTCCTTGAACCTTTTTAACATCCAGATTTCGAGAGACAACCGCAATAGCCACATCATCAAAAAGCCCATCTCTCTTCAATTGACTGCGAACCTCTTTCACCATTCTCGTCTTGCCAACACCTCCTGCACCATGCACGCCAAACATCTTAATGGTAGGATCCTTTAGCGCCTCCAATATCCTCTTATAGATCTCTTGTCTTGAATCAAAATCGTCGTGATTTGTGAGAGGGGACTCTGGTGTAGGTGCCGGGTATGACATTGACAATACTGGCTGAAACATGGTGCCACGCCCTTTGAGACTAATAACAACAGCTGTCTTCCGTTTGGACTCCTTGCCTAGACGGTAACGCCACTTTAGATTCGGACACAAAAAATTGAGACATTTAGTGTTTGATCTTTCTCTGTTTGCTAGAAATGTGTGGACTTCACGTAGCATCTCCGCTGCATCCTTTTGCCACTTTACAACATCAGGCTTGATGACTTGTGCATTGCGTAGGTCTCTCTCTGCCCGATTATTGATACTTCCCAGCACAACTTCAAGTCCTTCGGTCTCGGCTTCTAGATTTTGAACGTTATCGTTGTAGTGATATAGATAGCCGATGTGACAGAAACACTTTGTGATGGCTACTTCTGAGATTTTACCCACAATCTGGTCCACAACATTCATTTTATCTCTCTtcttaatttgttctttttcttgcaGTTTCCCGTCTTTCAATTTGCTGAAAAAGAAAGGGTATACATCAGTAGTATGAGAACTTCTATCTCTAGGTAGTATATAAATGTAATTAAATCTCTTATTTCTTGAAAATCTAAAATTCCATGTGGCACTCTCCtaacccttctcctctctccctcccattCTATTCATTCATCTCTTACAAATTTACAATGGAAagtcaaataaataaaatttggatAAGTTGTGTGATTCAAAAGTTATCGATGAACACGATTAAAAAGAATATCCCTTCTTTAAAAGAGAAAGCTGGCTTGTTCAAGAAAAGCTTGATTTGTGTTAGTGGCATGTGGTTGTGTCTTGTTCAAGAAAAGTAGCAGGATTAGAGCTTTGGATTTTCTGTGCATTAATTACATTTGGTGCTTGTGGAGTTGGTTTATAGGAGTCTCAGTTTCATTAAttagagagattgagagaaagCAGTTGGTGTGAGTGTGATCAGATCGAAGAGAGAAATTTTGTAACTTTTCACTGATTGAGTTTGAATAAAATTGTGTGAGCGTGTTAGTGTACCTATAATAATCTCTCCACGTGTTCGTAGCCCATTATGAACGCCCATAACATTAATGACATTAGATTAATTAATAAACTTCTTTTAATATAAAAATGTTACTCTCTTCGTCCcgatttttttgtcatttttcactatttgggacctcctacaaaattgtctatatgtttcgGTATATATTGCTTTGTATAtgtaatataaatcttatttgatagatctcgattaggcctataatatgatatttttaaaattacataaaacattatggattatgagatatagataattttttgaatgacatgtatgtcgaaattggacaaacaaacttggacggagggagtacaacaTAATCTCTCCACGCGTTCATAGGGCTACCAATGCCTTCGTCCGATAGTTTTACAAGCGGCGAAGATGAAAATGGACAAATCTTTCTTTTGAGCGAATGAGCGAAAAATATTTACATGAGCACATACACTAGAAAGAAAAATGCCTAGCATCTACGTAAAATTAAAAACTGCTTTAATTTGAAGATTTTTATcccagaaaaatggaccaaacaGAATTTATGAGCGGACAGTTAGTTTCTAAAAATGTTCGCCCCGACATCTCAAatacaaaaaatgtaaatgagACTTTGTTCAATAGACTTCATAGCACTTGAACTATCGTTGTTGTCTTATAGACATACTAGCGGATGGAtacccgtgcctaaaggcacggccAAATGAAATACATTCTCAACTTAAATAAGTTGTCGGCTCAACCCGTCTGATATAATCTACTCACTCTCTGCCTCACTTTAAAATGCTCATCAGggtagagagaagaaaaaaaatgcaataatttACATGTTAATTATTAACCCTCTTGAAATAATGTCAacttaaaatagaaaaaatcaaaagataaaaattaaattgaaaaggaaagtgtatatatattacCACAACAGCAAGTCAAAGTATAACTTAGGGAAACATTTTCTTAATCGGACTGCTACAATCTTAGCTTGAAGGCGATCAATGGCTGTAAAGGTACTCATATTTGTATGTGTAGACAAAAAATAgctttgttttataatatatagATACAGATTTTATAATTAAGGCAGATTTTCCAATCAACTCATAACATTAGGTACGATGAAGTAATCAaataatctttcattttttatcaCGTGAATTGTAATGTTGCAGTTCGCTTTGTATTCCATGAATTAATTCAATACAATTATTTCAATCATGAAAAAACTTATGCAACCACTCCTCCGTACATCGTACATGTACAATGCTTGTGTGTGTAGAAAAGAATAGAACATACCCTTTCGCATCAAAGGCAACACACTGTTGACTTAGTCAGCATAGTCCTCCCAAGTGGTTAAGGAACCAGATGTAGACGATCGATCATTTGTCCTCGAGCTATTGTAGGCAGTGACAGTGTCGGCAACTACCCCCATGTGTTTACTCCCGTCTTCCTCctgtacatatatgtgtataGGGaaactaagagagagagagaaccagagTGAGGGGAGGGTTTTTCAAGTTTGTATTTGATTCGATTAATACAAGCGGAATTTTTCCTCATATATGAGTGTGTGGGATTCCCGGAGCACAACACACACCTCGTCTCTTGGAAGTCGATCGAACCGTATCGTGAGATATGTATAGGAAATGCAAAACAATAAGTTAAGTACTCCGacagcttcttttttttcctctggcCCTACAGGATATTGCAACATGCATTACTTTGCATTTTCTTGAGCAAAGATGCAGAGGTTGAATACGTCTACTGGGTAGCACCACAACATAATaatgcaaaaaagaagaagaaagaagtaACTTAACGCAGAAAATTTGGATAGGTTGCGAGATTCACAAGATATCGATCAACACAACTAAGAAGAATATCCTTTCTTTAAAAGACAACGCAGGACTCCTTTAAGAAAAGCTTGATTTGTCATGTAGCATGTGATTGTGAGTAAAATCccgttttttattattatttacaaTAATAAGATTATTGATTAAgtttgtttttatatatatatatatatatatccagatCCTATCAGGGATCCCGGATTTTAACACAAAATCCGGATCTTGATCTTAGCCGTTCGATTATGTTTTTAATGGTCCAGATCCGCGTACGTTTTCTTACCGCTAAGAGTACTCTTAGCAGGTTTTCTTACCGCTAAGAAAACGTCCACGGCTCCAGATCATTGAAAACataatccaacggctgagatcaAGATCCGGATTTTGCCCAAAATCCGGAATCCCTGACTTGAACAGCCGTGCTTGTAATGTTCCCCTTCTTGTAAGGTTTCTCTGTAAATTGATCCTCTGGATCCTTGTTTTGGTATTGGCAATGAAAtttaatcttaaaaaaaataaaaaaaaacataacaaattttAAAGATTGGAATGGAGATGGTCTATAAGTTTAGGGCTTAATTAACAAAGAAGTTTCCACCAATGCTTGGGTTGGCCACTACTTTCCAGAGAAACTATATATGGATGTACGCATTTAATTAAACCATTTTTAGgcataaataaacaaaacaca
The sequence above is drawn from the Rhododendron vialii isolate Sample 1 chromosome 6a, ASM3025357v1 genome and encodes:
- the LOC131330644 gene encoding probable disease resistance protein At4g27220, which codes for MNVVDQIVGKISEVAITKCFCHIGYLYHYNDNVQNLEAETEGLEVVLGSINNRAERDLRNAQVIKPDVVKWQKDAAEMLREVHTFLANRERSNTKCLNFLCPNLKWRYRLGKESKRKTAVVISLKGRGTMFQPVLSMSYPAPTPESPLTNHDDFDSRQEIYKRILEALKDPTIKMFGVHGAGGVGKTRMVKEVRSQLKRDGLFDDVAIAVVSRNLDVKKVQGELAAQLGLKLDDRGREDRLLLTRLQNGKKNLVILDDVWNPIDLEEIGIPTSIDEGNKDGCCKVLVTSRKNLFHMITPKASTRVFLIPILKEMEARTLFMKTAEISVNSEEEMSSVEKAVCDECAGLPVAILAVAKALQGKESYAWQDALTQLKSCNFNQIVDIDPNLFSSLKFSYDYLEPRDARSCFLLCSLFPEDAEISIDDLVRYSSGMRLLGAIHSTSLEDVRNRVLTLVTCLKASCLLLDGEDNNTVKMHDVIRDVAIIIAKDEKGYLVKHDLKKWPEGGTYEGYSAISLMSEYFCEIPRELGCKELRTLVLRSKDSSLPDSFFNGMETNLKVLDLSGTAIESLPISLSKLVKLRMLFLPGGIRNISLLGELKSLEILCFDGIYELAPQIRQLTSLKLLDLGNAVLRRLSVIPPNVLSNLTRMEELCIPDYFAEWQDEATNVERKNASLVELNSLTCLTTLKVRIPQGKSSPNNLCFENLVRFRISFGKHFYLIEEPGSSTSILELSSVPLEDKFKVLLMKSEVLYLHEVTCDGGEDHLGTLEQFSSISRPFCNLSTLYVQNCTFKYLFNLSVARRLEQLQRLVVEDCSNMEVIVGNETRGEDEEFTFPRLKAIKLRNIPNLKSFCPSKRPNSITGDSNSDPAQPLFCEKVVVPVLEELEINGLDNISEIWDKQFKPIMKEGTRSFSQLWSLRVNQCPRLVNVVPFNIVPRLTNLKYLFVSNCNLVVHEIEDQITAGLPSLESLALYDLQNLRETGLNKKEDSLRGFNVVYPNINSIHIGACPNLESMFSASTARNLAHLRSLMINNLSDSDSTQKAIVETPKQRDGASDEPFVFPELDHMQLMGPQSFCNSYGPEESLFNQKVVFPCLQYLVISRFRGNVKGIWDRTPPADSFQKLTFLNLYGCDSLLYVAPSELLLGSLQNLQTLIITSCELLEEVFKNRVSDSGEGIVSKHESLYVDTNVVLPRLRSVHLSDLPRLKSFCSGSKLPSSVQREISNCPLLETPF